In Gemmatimonadaceae bacterium, a single genomic region encodes these proteins:
- a CDS encoding response regulator transcription factor, whose product MTTTGERVLVVDDEADIVALVAFHLVKAGYRVSTASTGPDAVAAARQERPALIVLDLMLPGASGYEVLELLRANPATRDIAVLMLTARREEQDRIRGLSLGADDYLTKPFSPQELVLRVGAILRRMSAGGVGPADIITFGPVTIDRAEHRVTVEGRLIDLTPTEYKLLLILAERRGRVQSRAHLLETVWDAAPDIQTRTVDMHVQRLRAKLGPAGDAIETVRGFGYRMKSPPQRTSV is encoded by the coding sequence ATGACCACAACCGGCGAGCGCGTGCTCGTCGTCGACGACGAAGCGGACATCGTCGCGTTGGTGGCATTCCATCTCGTGAAGGCGGGCTATCGAGTCTCGACGGCGTCGACCGGTCCGGATGCCGTCGCCGCGGCGCGGCAGGAGCGGCCGGCGCTGATCGTACTCGACCTCATGCTTCCCGGCGCGTCCGGCTACGAAGTGCTCGAGCTGCTCCGCGCCAATCCCGCCACGCGCGACATTGCGGTGCTCATGCTCACCGCTCGCCGCGAAGAGCAAGATCGTATTAGAGGACTCTCACTCGGCGCAGATGACTATCTGACGAAGCCGTTCAGCCCGCAAGAGCTGGTGCTTCGCGTCGGCGCCATCCTGCGCCGCATGAGTGCCGGCGGCGTCGGGCCCGCCGACATCATCACGTTCGGCCCCGTCACCATCGACCGCGCGGAGCATCGCGTGACCGTCGAAGGACGATTGATCGACCTCACGCCGACGGAATACAAGCTCCTCCTCATTCTTGCCGAGCGGCGGGGCCGGGTGCAGAGCCGGGCGCATCTGCTCGAAACGGTGTGGGATGCCGCGCCCGACATTCAGACGCGCACCGTGGACATGCACGTGCAGCGCTTGCGCGCGAAGCTTGGGCCGGCGGGCGATGCGATCGAGACGGTGCGTGGGTTCGGCTACCGCATGAAGAGTCCCCCGCAGCGCACCTCCGTGTGA
- a CDS encoding ATP-binding protein, with product MTLAKRLLVGSLVIVVVLIAGIGAIAGSRLRTRLAEETQRELEREARLVGISWVRGIDVDSLANAAGAALGRRVTLIDSSGVVEGDSEFDGEALHHLQNHYNRVEVAAARLHGVGHSMRISPSAGDDEVYVAVKHPLGYTRVSVTTAKFREIVAGAQRDVIISGLIALLGAIILAYAFSRSVSRPIIELRDVAKAIAAGELERRPALSAPGEIGDLAMALHRMTEQLASRLSALESEDALLNAVIESLDEGIVAVNARGDVARLNSSARRLLALSAAVPFSTDLLPPERLIREAIRGATSGVATEPTELALEHRNLLITARPLADGGAVLAIADLTTQRRLETIRRDFVANVSHELKTPLTVIGGFAETLRDRELDDADRLRFIDTIEANTRRMQRIVDDLLDLSRYESGNWVPNIASNDLAGVVQDVFTSVHRAADSKGLALAFQAPAEARRVDADSTALRQVLTNLVENAVRHTSSGGITVRAEAPAAGGTTISVRDTGSGIPTEHIGRIFERFYRVDPARSRGEGGTGLGLAIVRHLVEAHGGAVRAESVVGQGTTITVHFPARRSPPA from the coding sequence GTGACGCTCGCCAAACGGCTGCTCGTCGGGTCGCTCGTCATCGTCGTCGTCCTGATCGCGGGCATCGGTGCGATCGCCGGCAGCCGGTTGCGAACGCGCCTCGCGGAAGAAACGCAGCGCGAGCTCGAGCGCGAGGCGCGGCTCGTCGGCATCTCGTGGGTGCGCGGCATCGACGTCGACTCACTCGCCAATGCCGCGGGCGCGGCCCTCGGCCGGCGCGTGACGCTGATCGATTCGAGCGGCGTCGTCGAAGGCGACTCGGAGTTCGATGGCGAGGCGTTGCATCACCTGCAGAATCACTACAATCGAGTAGAGGTCGCCGCGGCGAGGCTGCATGGCGTCGGGCACTCGATGCGCATCAGTCCATCGGCCGGCGACGATGAAGTCTACGTCGCTGTGAAGCACCCGCTGGGCTACACCCGCGTGTCGGTGACCACGGCCAAGTTTCGCGAGATCGTCGCCGGCGCGCAGCGCGACGTCATCATCTCCGGCCTCATCGCGCTGCTGGGCGCGATCATTCTTGCGTATGCGTTCTCGCGCAGCGTCTCGCGGCCAATCATCGAGCTGCGCGACGTCGCGAAGGCCATCGCCGCCGGCGAGCTCGAACGCCGGCCCGCGCTGTCGGCGCCGGGCGAAATCGGCGATCTCGCGATGGCGCTGCATCGCATGACCGAGCAACTCGCCTCGCGATTGTCCGCGCTCGAGTCGGAGGATGCACTGCTCAACGCCGTGATCGAATCGCTCGACGAAGGCATTGTAGCGGTGAATGCGCGCGGCGACGTCGCGCGACTCAACTCGAGCGCGCGGCGCTTGCTCGCCTTGTCCGCGGCCGTGCCGTTCTCCACCGATCTCTTGCCGCCCGAACGTCTCATTCGCGAGGCGATTCGCGGCGCGACGTCCGGGGTCGCGACGGAGCCGACCGAGCTGGCGCTCGAGCATCGCAATTTACTCATCACGGCACGTCCGCTCGCCGACGGCGGTGCGGTGCTCGCGATTGCCGATCTCACGACGCAGCGCCGTCTCGAGACCATTCGCCGTGATTTCGTCGCGAACGTGTCGCACGAGCTCAAGACACCGCTCACCGTCATCGGTGGCTTCGCCGAGACGCTGCGCGATCGCGAGCTCGACGACGCAGACCGGCTTCGCTTCATCGATACCATCGAAGCGAACACGCGCCGCATGCAACGCATCGTCGATGATCTGCTCGATCTCTCGCGCTACGAGTCCGGCAACTGGGTGCCGAACATCGCGTCAAATGATCTGGCGGGCGTGGTACAGGACGTCTTCACGAGCGTGCATCGCGCCGCCGATTCAAAAGGACTCGCGCTCGCGTTCCAAGCGCCGGCCGAAGCGCGCCGGGTCGATGCGGATTCAACGGCGTTGCGGCAGGTGCTCACGAACCTCGTCGAGAACGCGGTGCGGCATACGAGTAGCGGCGGCATCACCGTTCGCGCCGAAGCCCCCGCGGCCGGCGGTACGACGATCAGCGTGCGCGATACGGGCAGCGGAATTCCGACGGAGCACATTGGCCGCATCTTCGAACGCTTCTATCGCGTCGATCCCGCGCGTTCGCGCGGTGAAGGCGGAACGGGACTCGGGCTCGCGATCGTTCGGCACCTCGTCGAAGCGCACGGCGGTGCGGTGCGCGCCGAGAGTGTCGTGGGTCAGGGCACGACCATCACCGTGCACTTTCCCGCGCGGCGCTCGCCGCCGGCCTGA
- a CDS encoding ATP-grasp domain-containing protein translates to MPLISGADQARPLQARVLVTDGEQRAALAIVRSLGRTGHRVFVQSSNARSLAGVSRFTARELVMPGARDDPTAFATRVADEVRRNQIDVIIPVTDAALQTLLPARDAFLPATIPFGSAESHAQLSDKSRVIECAASFGITVPEQRYVTRREELVGAVTGALRFPVVLKPSCSVRMQNGRLCKLDVVYANDRKSLERLAATLDDAAFPLLAQERIVGSGLAALFLMWDGRAIARFAHRRIRERPPSGGEMTYGTSASLDPQLAEQSEALLRAADWRGPAMVEFKIDNRTGVPYLMEVNARFWGGLQLAIDSGVDFPGLLVRAALGDARRDQPEYAIGRRMRWFWGDVDHLAVRMRHSAERLNLQGGRMSRARSVAAFVATTLRAETDAVFRLDDPRPFARESREWLSSRRTLFERALRERLAIRPAASAARESAR, encoded by the coding sequence GTGCCACTCATTTCCGGCGCCGACCAAGCTCGGCCGCTACAGGCGCGTGTCCTCGTCACCGACGGCGAGCAACGCGCCGCGCTCGCCATCGTGCGCTCCCTCGGCCGCACGGGCCATCGGGTGTTCGTGCAGTCGTCGAATGCGCGATCGTTGGCCGGTGTCTCGCGATTCACCGCGCGCGAGCTCGTGATGCCCGGTGCGCGCGATGATCCGACGGCGTTCGCGACCCGAGTCGCCGACGAAGTGCGCCGAAACCAGATCGACGTCATTATCCCGGTCACCGATGCCGCGCTCCAGACGCTCTTGCCGGCGCGCGATGCATTCTTACCGGCGACGATTCCGTTCGGATCAGCTGAAAGCCACGCGCAACTCTCCGACAAGTCGCGCGTCATCGAATGCGCGGCGTCGTTCGGCATCACGGTGCCGGAACAGCGTTACGTCACGCGCCGCGAAGAACTCGTCGGTGCCGTAACCGGCGCGCTCCGTTTTCCGGTCGTGCTCAAGCCATCGTGCTCAGTGCGCATGCAGAACGGCCGCCTGTGCAAGCTCGACGTCGTGTACGCCAATGACCGCAAGTCGCTCGAGCGACTCGCCGCGACGCTCGACGACGCGGCGTTTCCATTGCTCGCGCAGGAGCGGATTGTCGGCAGCGGTCTGGCTGCGCTGTTCCTGATGTGGGATGGCCGCGCGATCGCGCGATTCGCGCATCGACGGATTCGCGAGCGTCCGCCGTCCGGCGGCGAGATGACCTACGGCACGAGCGCTTCACTCGATCCGCAACTGGCCGAGCAATCCGAGGCGTTGCTGCGCGCCGCGGATTGGCGCGGGCCGGCGATGGTGGAATTCAAGATCGATAATCGCACGGGCGTTCCGTATTTGATGGAAGTGAACGCGCGATTTTGGGGCGGGCTGCAGCTGGCGATCGATTCGGGTGTCGACTTTCCCGGCTTGCTCGTGCGCGCCGCACTGGGGGACGCGCGACGCGATCAGCCTGAATACGCTATTGGCAGACGCATGCGCTGGTTCTGGGGAGACGTCGATCACCTCGCCGTGCGCATGCGACATTCAGCCGAGCGGTTGAATCTTCAGGGCGGTCGAATGAGCCGCGCGCGGTCGGTTGCGGCTTTCGTCGCAACCACGCTGCGCGCGGAGACCGACGCTGTGTTTCGTCTCGACGATCCGCGGCCGTTCGCGCGTGAATCGCGGGAGTGGCTGTCGTCGCGGCGCACGCTGTTCGAGCGTGCGCTGCGAGAACGCCTCGCAATCAGGCCGGCGGCGAGCGCCGCGCGGGAAAGTGCACGGTGA
- the udk gene encoding uridine kinase encodes MKPFIIGIAGGSGSGKSTVARNVAQALHTETVAFIDMDAYYRNYATLTLDERRKINWDHPDAFDWELLIDQLGRLASGESIEKPVYDFVTHTRSDKTVVVPPAQVVVIDGILLFSDARVRDLCDVKVFVDADADIRLIRRIRRDIKKRGRPLDEVIEQYLTTVQPMHLQFVEPSKRYADLIVPRGGHNAVAIEMIVAKIQRRIAQTRSAPGGLSSEDAKRPGEQL; translated from the coding sequence ATGAAACCGTTCATCATCGGCATCGCGGGCGGATCGGGATCGGGCAAGTCCACGGTGGCCCGGAACGTCGCCCAGGCGCTGCACACGGAGACGGTCGCCTTCATCGACATGGACGCCTACTACCGGAACTACGCGACCCTGACGTTGGATGAGCGGCGCAAGATCAACTGGGACCACCCGGACGCGTTCGATTGGGAGCTATTGATCGACCAGCTGGGCCGACTCGCCTCGGGGGAGTCGATCGAGAAGCCGGTGTACGACTTCGTGACGCATACGCGCAGCGACAAAACGGTCGTCGTGCCGCCGGCGCAGGTCGTGGTGATCGACGGCATTCTGTTGTTCAGCGACGCACGCGTCCGTGATCTCTGCGACGTAAAAGTGTTTGTCGACGCCGACGCGGACATCCGGCTCATTCGGCGGATTCGCCGCGACATCAAGAAGCGGGGCCGTCCGCTCGATGAAGTGATCGAACAGTATCTCACCACCGTGCAACCGATGCATCTTCAATTCGTTGAACCCTCCAAACGCTACGCCGATCTGATCGTGCCTCGCGGCGGACACAACGCGGTGGCCATCGAGATGATCGTCGCGAAGATTCAGCGGCGCATCGCGCAAACGCGTTCGGCTCCAGGCGGACTTTCGAGCGAAGATGCGAAGCGCCCAGGTGAGCAATTATGA